In one window of Paucidesulfovibrio gracilis DSM 16080 DNA:
- the purN gene encoding phosphoribosylglycinamide formyltransferase, protein MALPIAVLVSGGGSNLQSLIDRMESGTLDAEIKIVISNKPDAHGLTRARNHGIPALALDHTDYPSREAFDRAMVRAIQESGAQSVVLAGFMRILTSEFLNAFPGNVLNIHPALLPSFPGAHGQRDAAEYGVRIAGCTVHFVDEKMDHGPVIIQAAVPAVPGEETDALAARILKLEHRIYPQAVQWLAQDRLRMDGRHVQLRPAHSAPVPQPENALVSPPLEQGF, encoded by the coding sequence ATGGCCCTTCCCATTGCCGTCCTGGTTTCCGGCGGCGGTTCCAATCTCCAGTCCCTTATCGACCGCATGGAGTCTGGAACCCTGGACGCGGAAATCAAAATCGTTATTTCCAACAAGCCCGACGCGCACGGTCTCACCCGCGCACGCAACCACGGCATCCCGGCCCTGGCCCTGGATCATACCGATTATCCGTCCAGAGAAGCCTTTGACCGCGCCATGGTGCGCGCCATCCAGGAATCCGGGGCGCAGAGCGTGGTGCTGGCCGGATTCATGCGGATCCTCACTTCGGAATTTCTGAACGCCTTTCCCGGAAATGTGCTGAACATCCATCCGGCATTGCTGCCCAGCTTTCCTGGAGCGCATGGCCAGCGGGACGCCGCGGAATACGGCGTGCGCATCGCCGGGTGCACTGTGCATTTTGTGGATGAAAAAATGGATCACGGCCCGGTGATCATTCAGGCCGCGGTACCCGCCGTGCCCGGCGAAGAGACTGATGCCCTGGCCGCACGCATCCTGAAGCTGGAGCACCGCATCTATCCTCAGGCCGTGCAATGGCTGGCCCAGGACCGTCTGCGCATGGACGGTCGGCATGTGCAACTTCGCCCCGCGCACAGCGCTCCGGTCCCGCAACCGGAAAACGCCCTGGTCAGCCCGCCGCTGGAACAGGGATTCTGA
- a CDS encoding SpoIIAA family protein, whose product MEYTLESRLDGDILRLVITGRVTTKEAARELVERIIRAIAEAGVVRVLFDVRGVTERLDLGDTFFHVREAPRLASPLRKAVLEAPEHAGYARFFQTTAGNAGLDVKTFFAEDAALDWLRGDADLTEAAN is encoded by the coding sequence ATGGAATATACGTTGGAAAGCCGTTTGGACGGGGATATTTTGCGTCTGGTTATCACCGGCAGGGTGACGACCAAAGAGGCTGCCCGGGAATTGGTGGAGCGCATCATTCGCGCCATTGCCGAGGCCGGTGTGGTCCGTGTGTTGTTCGACGTGCGGGGCGTGACGGAACGGCTTGATCTGGGGGATACGTTTTTTCATGTCCGCGAAGCGCCACGCCTGGCCTCACCATTGCGGAAGGCCGTATTGGAAGCGCCGGAGCATGCCGGGTATGCACGGTTTTTCCAAACCACGGCCGGAAACGCGGGACTTGATGTGAAAACGTTTTTTGCTGAGGATGCCGCCCTGGACTGGCTGCGGGGGGATGCGGATTTGACCGAAGCCGCGAACTGA